The DNA segment ACACAGGGCCAGGCTGCTGCCCAAGGGCAGGGAGGAGTTAAGCAAAGCTCTTCGCCCTGGTCTGGACTTTCTCCCTAGAAAGATGgctcctgggggaaggggaggtagGGTGGGTGGGACCTCTTTGGACTTTGCAGTGGGTGGGGCCTCCCTGAGGGTGTCAGGGTTTTATTTGTAGCGGGGTGACCCACCTACAGGTCCTGCCGCAGACATATCCCTAGGTGGAGGGGCCGGAGGGGCCGGGTGGGCCCTGGGGGTTCCTGCAGGCAGGGATGGGTCAGGTGGAGGCTGACTCcaggcaggggaggtggggcacCACCTTACCCTTGTTTCTCAAGTTCACAGAAACCAGATTAACTAAGATAGTGGCCTTCTTCAGtgagtgggaaactgaggccccgagaAGCCCCAGCCTTGCTCTTGGCCACATGGTGCCGGGAGAACAGCTGAGATCTGAATTCCACAGGGCTCCTCAAATACCTTCCCCTGAGGCCTCCAGCATCCTTCCCCCACCTACCCCAAGGAAGTCTGCCCTCAGACATTCCTTCCTCTTATCTCTCGGCTGGGTGGGATGGTGGGATGGGCCCTGAGACAGCCAGTGATTGCAGCCTCTGTAGCCTCTGGCCAGAGGAGCTGCACGGGGAGGGATCTGAGGGCAAGTCTCGGCAGGTATCTCTGAGGGGGGGGCGTCTCCAGGCTGCCCTGCCTTCCGCTCCTCCCAGCTGGGTATAACTGCCCCCACGGAGAAGAATGCCATCTTCCCAGCAGCTGCCTCCTGACCACATGAGATAGCCTGGGGTGGAGTGGGTGAGGGTCCCTGTGTCCCAGTGACCCCTTGCCCGGTCACTGTGGGAAGAGGATAGGtagcaaaagggagaaaagggtGAGAGTCAGCTATGCCGGACGTCCAGGCCACTAGGAAAGATGCATGTTGGTGGTGCACTAAGAGCAGAGGAAACCCACCCAGGCTGACCAGTGCGAACAGTCCCACCTTGTTGGCCAGGTGGGGCCCCTACCTGAGTGAGCCTCTCGCTGGGCTGGTGTTTCCTCCTGAAACCCCCTGCCCTGTGTCCCCTAACCCTCACATGGGCAAGCAGGAGTGGCggttattttctctttcagcaGAGGCGGGTACTAACCAGAATCTGGTGCCCACGCCTGGggatctgcatttctaacaagcttcccaggtgattcttaggCAGCCAGCCTGGAATTTCCTCCCCCTCTAGGACAGTGGTTTTTCCAAATTGCTCATTACCCATCCGTGGTTCACAAGATCAACTTAGTAGGCAGAGACTAGCATACTTCTTTAAATGAAACCGAACTGAAAATACTGGAGAGCATTACAAGGTATAAGGGTGAATGTCACTTTGTCAGACTTTTTACacgcagtgtgtgtgtgtgtgtgtgtgtgtgcccacacgCGCTGGGTCATCAGAATGTCAGGCGTACTTCCAGAGGGTTGCAGTCGAGAGACTTAAACACTGATGTAGGGCACAAGGTCTAATTATGGCCCAAACCCCGCAGcactccctcctctccaggcctCCCCTCCGTCTGCATTCCCCAAGAGCTTCTGGACTCACCTCTGTTGGtttgttttcccttctcctaGGTCCCTTGCCTGAGCCCTTTACCAACGGGGAGATTCGGAAGGTAAAGGCGGACCCTCTAACACTTCTCTGGCTCTCAGGCCCAGGGCTGCAGGAGAAGGGTGGAAGGCGGCATGGTTGGGACAAGGATGGCTGTCTGGCTTGGCTGAAACTCCCATTTCCAAGCTGCTCCCTCCCGAGCTCCGATAACTGCCCTCAACCCCGTGCCGAGCcaaggcagtggggagggagaggcctggCCACCCCTCTGCAGCCCGCCATCCTGGTGACAAGCCCCGCCTTCCACTCCCCACCATACAGAAGAGGCCATTCTTCCCCCCAAGAACAGAGCTTCAGTGTCTGGGCGCACACTGCCTGGGCCTTGCTGCTTCCAGTCTGAGTTGGAAGAAcaaagcccctcccccactccctgggcagaagggaagagaaggcagtggAGGCTGGGGAAGAGATGGTGGGGCCTAGTGCCAGCTGAGGCCACAGAGGAACCCAGGCAGAGGCTGAGCACCAAGATGAAGCCTTGGCCAAGACCTTCACTCTGAGACAGGCTGACTCCGAGTCAGACCACAGAGCAGGAGCTCTCTGCAGGGTGTGCTCAAAGGGTTCCCATCCCCAGGGGCTACTGCAAGGGGGGGTGGCCCTGGGCCACCTGAACCTTCTGTCACTCCATCTGTGGGCCTAGAACTCTCATCCCCCTTATTCCTTCAAAGCCCTTCTTAGCTGCTTTGGGGTTAAGGTTTCAAGATTCTTGGGGTGAAGTCCCAGGAAACAGGTGGGCTGCAAGAAATTCAGGGAGTTACCACACAGTTCCCTGTGTCAAGCAGAGGCCCTCAGTATCCCCACACTCCACAGAGCCCCTCCATGGTCACTGGCCCAAAAGGCTAGTCAACAATGAAGGCTACTttgggagggctggggaggtgggggggcatgTGAGCAATTCAGCTAATCCCACGATGGTCCCTCCCACCTGGGTGGTGGAACCAGGCTGCCCTCTGATCCTTAGAGGAATGTAAACTGTcaatccccctgccccccccctcACCCCCGGCAGACTCAGGCAGGGGCTTTGGGGTAGGCTTGAGTAGAGCTGCTCAGACTGAGGCACCTGTCTTCCCTGGGAATACCCTTCCTTGTCAGGACgtccccaccccatcccttgCCAACCCACACTCCTCCTCTTTGTGCCAGGAGAACAGTCGTGAAGCTCTGGCCGAGGTGGCTTCCGAGAACCCCAGATCAGCCCTGACAAGATCCATCTCCAGTGATACCAGTGAGGAGGTAGGCTGCCGGTTGGGTGGGCAGAGGGTGGCACTGAGTTACAGGAAGGCCATTCCCAGGCCACACTTGTTCCTGGCACACCAGCCTGCCTTGGAGGTCACATGCTATGCCACGTTCTGTCCTTGTGACCTGGCTTCCCTGGGCACTGCCCCAAGGGAGCCACCTTACCGAGGCTGAGGACTGGGACGCCTCACCAGGCACTGACTCCCGCCCTCTGCCGCTGCTTTGCAGCTGAATTCCCAGGACAGCCCCAGGAAACAGGACTCCACGGCACCCTCGTCTACCTCCTCCTCTGACCCCATCTTGGACTTCAACGTCTCCCTGGCCGCGGCCAAAGAGAGGGCCCACCAGAAGCGCAGCAACAAGCGGGCCCCGCAGATGGACTGGAGCAAGAAAAATGAACTCTTCGGCAACCTCTGAGCATCCTCCCACAGGTGCCCAGGAAAGCTGGGGGGGCCTGGCCAGGCCCCAACCCagctccctcgccctctgcctcaCTCACTTCCTGCCCCCCTCAATCGACACACAAATCAGCACCAGCATCCCCCCCATCGGTGAATCTGATTTTTTTAGAGAACTATGGCGTTCCCTTACCTCAGGGAAGGTGAATGTGTTTCCATCCTGCCCCCGTCAGAAAGCAGACTCTTTCCCGCTCCTCTCCTCACTGAGTGCTTCAGCCCCTTGTCACTCCCCAGGGACATCACTGGAACCCACAACCAAGCAAGGATGGGGGACCCGGTGAAAGGGCCTATTCCCTTGCAACCCCAAGTGATGACCGAGTCCAGGGTTGATCGAGGACTCCTGATGACAACATTGTGGAATGGACAGGGGCCATCATCCTTAGACCTGTGGCTtgggcattttatttttgttcatttgattttttttttttttttttttttgagtacagtATGAGTTTagagggatttttgttttcttgattaaCTTGATTTTCCAGGTTGTTGCATCCAGGACATAGCAGCAACCTCAGCCTTAAAACTTTGTTTCTGCTCCTACCCCAGAACCCGGGGCAACATGGGGAGGGTCTGGCTACCCCTGCCCAGCCACCCTGTTGTAAGGAAACTCCCATCAGAAATTCAACTGGCTTCCAAACTGCCCTAGCCTCTGTGTGGTCTTTCAGAGCTCCGGGTGTTCCGAGAGAAGCCTCCGGCTGAGGGTGGGGTACAGCTGGAGGGGAGGACAGTCCAGAGTTCTCTGACTCCAGGTGGGGGAGTAGAACATGGGCAGCTGTGTTCAGAGGGCCTTGGGCCCCATAGCTGCCTGGGCTTTGCACAAGTCCCGTGGAAGTGGGACCTGCCCGGCTCCTGAATGCATCAAGGGCTGTCCCGAGAAACCTTTATTGTaggaagtgggagggaagagCCGCACACTCAGAGGACTTCATGCAGTTTCTAATTCAAGAGTACAGAAACTGAATCCTGGATGGCGCTGCATTTGGAATGCGAAGACCCGGCTTTAATCTTTTCCACTCACAGCCAGTGGGGTGCGGGACCCCAGGAGTGGCCGGAGCTGGCAGCAGATTCTCCATTGAATCTGGCCATGGACATGACTAGAGGACAGCTGTCCAGGACATGCTCTGTGGCAGGTGGGGTGGAAGGGACTTTCCAAGGGCAAAATACCTGGTCTTCCTCAAGAGCTCCAGgtctctcccagccctggcacCTGAGGCCACATCCTGGAAGTCGGCCAGGGTGACCCACAAGGGCTGAGGCTGCCAGGCCCAGAGGTgcttggaggggaggaagggaagctgATGCTCAAGGAGACCGCTAATCAGAGAGGACCCAGGGAGCCCCTAGCGTTCAGAGAAGGCCCGGCCCGATCGCTATCTGGCCAAGTTAGAGCTTAGATTCCCACCAGCCTTAAGAGAAACCATTCAAACCCTTTCACAGCCCCATGGCCTTGGGCCTGACCTACCCCCTCCCAACCTTGCCTCTAGCCTATGAGCCCTGGTGGAAGCCCCTCACAGGTAAGCCAGGCCTGAAGACGGCTCCACAGGGCAGTGGATGGGgactccccccacctcacctcttaggtggggaagctggggtgggggggaagcctCTGATGAAGCTGACGGTTGGAACTCCTATCGCTGAGGGGCCAGACACTACAAACCCATTTGTACTCAGCAAGCAAAGTCAGATTCTAGTTTTCCACCTGCATGGAAGTGCTGGAATATGCCAGACTGGGGGGGTGGTGCTGGGAACTGAGGGCCCCAGTGATAGTTGTGGCTCTGCTACCTTGTGCCAATCATTGCAACTCACCTGAAGGTATCCCCCCCTAAGAATACCGAGTACCCTCGAGGGTCTCTTCCATGACCACGTTTTGAAACATGGCTGGCCTCTCAATGACCGCGGAGATGACTGGACAGTTGGGAATTGAAGTGTCTTCTGCCAGGAAGCCCCGCCACCCCAAACCTGTGCCTCTGGCGCCCCTTTGTGGCTTTGTCAGGCACAGCtgctcccagaggagcagagagtgGGAGGTCACAGGTCCCGTCAGGAAGGTGCTGCTGAGTGATTTCTGCTGCTTCCTGCAGCCCTTGCAACCAAGCAGAGGCTCCCGGCTTCACCAATAGAGGGGTGCTCCAGCCACGAGGAGCTGTATCCAAAACACTCCTGGGTccaaagaggagaaggagcaaGGGCAAGGATACTCACCCACTTAACTTTCCAAGCCACCTGTCATTCAGGGCCTAGCTCGCTCATTTCCAAACTTCTTGGGGTCACACTCAGCCTGCTTCCGCACGACAAAAGCAGACTGAGCTCCTGCCCTGATCCTACCACACTGGACTAGATGCTGCAGGCTGGGCCTTCTGGTGGCTCACCAGCACACAGGCCCAAGGAAAAGCCAGGAAAGGTGCTGTGCAGTAGGCTTTACTCCTAGCCAGGGCCTCCACCCCAGGGTGGCGCCTCTGGCCTTCCATTCACCAGGCCCCCATCCACCTCtgctcccacctccaccctgccTCCTGGGGGTTCGTGCTGTCCACTCCAGGTGCCGGGAGTCCAGGGCTGGCGGGGAGGATGGGCTGGCCCTGAAGTCACTCATCCACACTGCCAGGGTGAGGGAGGCCAAGGCAAGTCCGGGCCGGATTCCCAGGCTACAGAGGGGCCAGAAGCACTATGCCTCAAAGGCCCCGACAGTTCACCTTCTGTTACAGGGCTCTGGTCTTTTGGACTGCGTGGTCCCAGCACCCGCATTCACACAGGGTGGCTGCCCCCAAGGCCAGCTGTCTGTCAATGGGACTCTGACGACCCATCTATATAGCACTTCTCTTCCACGTGGCTGGTCTGCTCCAGAAGCCACTGCCGCTCATGCTCGTTCATTGTCAGCCTGAGCGTCACCTCTTGGAAGACACTGTTGACGGCCACCTATgtgagccagagagagcaggggcagctAAGTTACAGCCATGAGCTCTAGCACCACTGggccccaccacccaccccaggcctcgccctccccccagccacaTCCTTACCTGCTCAAAGTGAAGCTTCCGGAACATCCGGATACTTGGTTCATTTCCTTGCCCAATTTTAGCCTCAAACTTGGTCAGACCTAGTTTGGTCACTCCTCCCAGAGAAGATTGGAGAGAGGGACGAGCCACAGAATGAAGCATCCCCCTCAcaccccctgcccttcctctcccactttacAGTGGAGACACCTgtcacctgccccccaccctcaggCCTGAAGGCGGCTCACTCCCAACACTCCCCCGCCCTCACCTGGGGCCTGGCCACTTCTCCACTGTTCTCAGGCTTCCTTACCATAAGACATCATCATGAGAACAGCCTCGGTGCCAAAGCCTTTGCCCCTGCAGCTGGGCTCTAGGAGAAACAATGGCGACCACTGGCACCATGCGCCAGGCTCTGTTGCAGGCACAGCTGAGGCAGCCAAaacctcatttcatcctcaacTCGAGACGGCTGGTACTATTATTGCCATTGTGCAGACAGGGAAATAGACACAGAGGCACTGAAATGACTAGCACAAGGGCTCCCAGCTTAGAGGCGCCAAGCAACCCGACACCAAAGTCAACCCTTTAACCTCAGTACGCTGCCTCATCAGGACAGTCTTAGGGGAAGGCTATGGACCAAGGAAGACACAGACTAGAGGAGCTCCTCCCGCAGCATGGGAAGAAGCTCCAGAGAAGGTCCTTTCTTTTGGGAgggtccccagtgcccagcccccCAGCAGGGATGGGGCAGAATGAAGTCTGAAGACTCCTGAAACCGAAGGTTAAATTCACCCCTAAGCAGAAGACCGGAATAAAGCAAACGACCACGGGTGGACTGGCAGGCCACTGGAGTGCCAGGCGGCAGCGTGCCCCAAGGGCTCCCCAGTGCGGAACCTGCCACTGAGCTGAGTGCCCCACGCAGCCTCAGCTGGCTTAAGGTTCCGCAGCTCCAAGggccagaagggagggaaggcagggccaGGTGGAACGAACCTGCAATCATGACCTCAATCTCCCCCAAGGAGGGGTCCCCTAGATCTGTGAGAAAGAGGTTTACATCTCCCGCCATGCAGCTGTCTTCAGTGGTGCTCGGCCGGACCTGCCACTTCTCTGCATCCAGCACAATGAACGTACACTCTAAGGAGGGAGGTGACAGGGTTATCGCCCACCCTCCCCGAGGAGGTGAAGTGACGACAGTCTTCCTACCCAAACCAGAGAACTGTAGAACACTGTAGGAAAACAAGCCCAGAGCTTTCCTTAGCTGATGACAAAGCCCTAAATCTGCCTCACGCAGGAAAAGATGGGAGTCCAAACAGCAGCTCTGTTCTCAGCAGGAACCACAACTGCTTCTGAGCAAGAGATGTGAGGGGCAGAGCTTCAATCTACAGCCAGAGCCCTAAATGCTTTACTTTCTCTAAGTCCTTCCAAGCCTGATGCAGTGAGTGGGGAAAACGACAGAAGCCTCAGTCACAGGGACTGGCTTCCATGGGCATCGGAGTATGATGGTTTCAGGCATCCTCCAGCCTTTCCATGAAGGGGTTTTCAGTTACTGGGGCCCAAAAGGGCTACAGCTGGAATGAAAAAGGGAGGGAACCCGGAGACTGTCTCTGAAGCCAGCCCTCCCAttgccagcccagcccagcccagcccagcccaggggctGGGCTCCTCACTGTCCACATCTTCCCGCCAACTCCGCTGCATCGAATACTCCTGCTCCAGTGTCAGCGGCTCAGAGGCTGTCAAACGCTGCAGCTCCTCTGATTTCATCCACTCGTGGTACCTGCAGGGACAGGGGGATGGCCTTTGGCCTGCAGGACCGATTCGGAAGTACGGGTCTGACATTTTATGAGATGAAGAAGTGGACGGTAGGAAGGAGAACTCCACAGGGCTAACACAGAGCTCATAAAAGATAAAGGAGGGGGGCCcaggtggctccgtcagttaagcatccgacccttgattttggctcaggtcatgattcaggggTTCTGAGATGGAGGCCTGGTCGGGCCCCgagatgggcatggagcctgcttgggattctctctctgcctctgcccctcccactgcttgcacGAGGGCtctctcctcttaaaaaaaaaaaaaaaaaatccaaggaaagGATTATAATAGCTCCTTAGGCAGAAGGCCATAAGCACAAGACCAAGAAGCAGGCTGGTCTGACAAGGGACCAGCAGGAAGGGTCAGTTTTCTCTATCCAGCTTCCTGTTCTGTCTCAGGGGTCAGTGCGGGGGAGTAGTCTGAAGTCAAACATTCCTCAAATTCCTGAGAAGAAGTATATGGCAAGCTGACCTCAGTAAGGATGGCTGGACATATCTCCACAAAGGCCAGACAGgaacccccaaaaagaaaaaactacaggggcacctgggtggctcagtcagttaagtgtctgccttcagctcaggtcatgattctggggtcccgggatcgagcccaaTCAAGCCCtgactgggttccctgctctgtggagagcctacttctcctgtTCCCtttatccccctcccccccaacacttgtgtgcacatgctcactctctcactcactcaaataaaatcttttaaaaaagaaaagaaaaactacaagtGGAGAATATACCCCTACATCACCACCATCCCAGCCTACCAGACATTCGCCAGCTGCCCCAGCAAGAGTCCCACCCTAAGACTCAGCTCTGGCCTGTCAAGAGTAGACATCAGAACAACCCATTAGCTCAGTTTTATGAGCTAACCTTATGTCTTCAAGAACTGAGCATAtttggagcatctgggtggctcagttggttgagcggccGGCtatgggtttcagctcaggtcatgatctcagggtcctgggatcaagcccagtatctgggctccacgctcagtggggagcctacttcaggattctctctctccttctgcccctccccccactccctatctctctaaaataaatcaatcttaaaaaaaaaaacacaactatgtATATTCACTGGCAACAGAGGAATGTCACTAATTTACAATTACGCGGTTTCTTTTCTTAAACACATTTAGTTTACACAAAATAATTCCTTGCTGAAGTCCAAAAAGGAAGCtgagagaatgaaagggaaaagcagagggaggggtgacTTCTTCCAGGGAAGTCCTCATCCTCTGCTTCAGGGCTCACTTCTTTCTGGAATGACTTCTCACAGCAATATTTCTCCTTCTTAGAGAAAACAGCCTCTGAGATTTGGGCTAAGGAAGGCTGACCCTCCTCACTGCATCTTGGAGAGCTGGTTTGCCCCCCATGTTAGGTGGACTGTTACCTAGGCACGTGCTCTGCGGTGTAGGGTACCAGCACCACCTTCTTCCCCAGCAGCAAGGTGTTCTCATTTAACCTCATGGTAGCAGCCTGCAGGAGGGGAGGGCAAACACTTCAGGACCCTGTGTTTCCTCCCACTTAGGGTGAGAGCCCCGGGCCTTCAGTTCGTTAAACGCACCCCAGAGCTAAGCTGTCAGAAGAACCTTggtccttctttctttccaaacatTTCAGAGAACACGGACTCTAGACCTCTTGAGAGAAGGGGGAGACGGCCGGTTAAAGATAGTTATAAAATCCTTGCGTCGCATCTCAAGGGACTAAGCCTGAGCTGCCATTTCTGCGTGTCCCTTCCATCCCACCTCGCTGAACTACGAAGCCTCAAACCCAAACACCAAGACTTAACCCCAAACCTCCCATCACGTGCCCCCGTCCCGAGACTCCGCCCCAGGATCACCTTTCAGACCCGCTTTAAGCCTatttccagcccctcttcccagcGACCACCCCAGCCACCGGACTCgggccctctctcctccccacccatcaAGCCAGGTCTAACCAGGCCCCTTCGGGGTGAGACAGGCTTAAGTTCTCAGTCCCCTCCCTTTTGTGGGGACCTGTCGGCTACTCTCCTCGATCACCCCAACCACCGGGGTCCCGGAGCGGCTCAGCTCAcacccactccccccccccccgccgatgAAAGCGTCCCCAGCAGCCAGGGCGATCCACCTCTTGCAACCAGCCCCGCTTCCCCTCCGACCGGCGGCCCTCCCTCCCTCACGCGCCTGGAAGTGCCCCGCCCCCGTTTCCGCCACGCAGACGGCAGCCGCCCCGGCCCAATCCCGGTCCCGCCTCCGCGAGGCGCCCAATCAGCGCGCTGCGCCCCGCCCAGGGCGCGCACGGGCAAGGTGGATTCCGGTCGCGGGCGCATGCGCGCTGGGGACGCTGGTGCTGGACAGCTGGCgccgggcggcggcggcggcggaggagCTGGaggcggcggccgcggcggccCGGAGCGAGCCGGGGTGCAGGTGTCTGGCCGGACGTGAGGGTGGGATGGGCTTGGGCGGTGCCAGGCTTGGGGCTGCtccaggagggaggaaaaagttGGGAAAAGGCTCGGAGTGGGGACCATGAGAAGAGGGGGAGGCTTGAGGCTTGGGATCCCGAAGGCAGGGCGGAAAacaggttgggggggtggggaatggaggcCCCGTTAAAAAGGAGAGGCTTGGGAGCAAGGAGTTGGTTTGGGGAACGACCTGGTCAAGCCCTAGCCCTAAGCAAACAAGTTTGTTGCTCTAGGCGGAGGAGACAGTTATTTGGGCTGCCATGTGTGGTAGTGAGCTCGCCGTTCCTGGCATGGAATGTGGATGGCCACCGCGGAGTGTACAAAGGGGGCGCTCGTGGTGAGGGAGACTTAGTGGCTTGTGGGTCGCCTTCTATCACTTGGAGTCTGAGCGGCCCTGAATACTTTCATGCTGCACACAGGAAGGGAAAAGTTCGAGGAAACCACCCAAGTGTCAGTCTTCCAGGCCTGTCTCATGACAGGTGTTGAGGCCATGTCTGTAATAAACGTACAGGGCGGGTGGGGGAGTGCTCTCCAGGACTGCCCCCCAACGCCAGCGACGTCTATCCGAAAGCTGAAGTCTCTGCTCTTTCGCCCTAGGGAGCCGCAGCAGCCGCCGTCCCGGCAGGGAAGGAACCTAAGGAATCTCGGCTGCCCACCGACCTTTCCTCACTTTGGAAATGGCGGGCGAAATCACCGAGACCGGGGAGCTCTACTCTCCCTACGTGAGTTTTACTTTTAGAACCTGTCTTACCCACATCATTGCTGCGGGCTCCCAGAGAAGCACCGTGCTTCCTGGACTGTACTAGTGAGGACAGCCGCTTTGAGACCCTGGTGAAAGCCAGGGTGGGGAACTCCATTCAGCAGCAGCCGTATTACTGCTGTCCTGGAGCAGAGCATGTGATGAGAGTTTGTTCACGTGTTGGATGCTGGTCAGAGAGTGGTCAAGGAAACAAAGCTGACTTGCTGATTCCTTGTGATCTCGATGTCGGAGCCTCTAGCACTTGCAAACTGTGCTGCTGCTCGGGGATGGTGATTGACAGCTGTTGACTGGGTTTGCTCATCTCAGCAGTTTGAAAGCACTTTGCCAGCTGAATTGCAAGTTGTGCAACTTTTATAGTCTTGGATGGCGTAAGAGGCAGAGAAAGCTTGCAGAGACTTCAAGTGAAGTTTGCTGGAGTCTGTAATTAGAACAATTAAAAGGATTGATTTCTTACTGTGTTGGATctgtgccccccccacacacacaccccacctctcACAGGTGCTCAGTTTATCTTCTTGTAATGAAAGATCGGTCCTGGTTACATCACAGAGTCTTCGTGCCTGGTTACCTAGCTGGAGGATTAGAATAATCAAATGATTGACTCACGGTGCTACTAAGTATCCCAGGGAAAAGCAGCACTGCCTGAAGTAACAAAAGTCCTCTTTCTAGAATTTACCTAACCTTAAGCAGCTGCCCCGCTTTGCACTTAGTTCCTAGCCTGGGGATCCCTCTTTTGTCTCTGCCAACTTCACAGACTGGAGCTGTGGTGTGATAGATAAGAAAGCATCGCAGAAAGTAGCTGGCAAAAGCCTTTCTGACACCATGGTCTTCCTGCTGGGTCTGTGTCTTTTGTGTGTAGCACCAAAGCAGCCTCCTTTCTCTCCGTAATTTATCAGGAGACAGTCTTTCTTGAACTTTGGACTGAATCTAATCGTGTTCCTCTCATCTGAGGAATTGTGTAACAGCTCACAGCCCCCTCTTGGTATCAGCAGTGAAATGTCCCCGCTGTCCATAAAAGTTGCCATGCTCCCTGCTGCTGTTCAGAGCATCTTACAcatttagagatgagaaaatgagttATTTCTGTAACTgagttttagaaaggaaaaaactttgATATGCTCACTTTTCTTGTCTCCAATTATTCACACAATCATTTCATATGTCGGTATGTACCCACAGGAAATTGGGCAGTGAGGCCTAAAAGCCTCAGTGGgttctgctccccacccccgacTTTCCtgtgtgtttggttttatttgaAGTCTGTGTTTAAGGGCATACTCTGGGCATTTGCCATAAACAACTGCTTGCGTTCTCCTATCCTACCGGTGGAGAGAGATGTAGAGAAGAGATGGGTGGGTGGTGTTGAGGGTGAGGTGGCATTAGCCGGGAGTTAGCGTCAGGGTTTGAGGAGAGACCATGCCTTCTTCCTGAGGTTTCCCTAGGGAGAGTGGTTCTTGATCCCTtgtgagagcaggaggagggcacaGGTTCACCATCCTCTGAGCCCAGGAAAGCAATGGAACTCACCTCACTACAGACACTGCTTTGAATCCCCTGCTCAGCACAGTGCAGGCAGGACCtgctctccaggtcctgggaaaCCGAGACACTGAGCGCTTAACTTGGTTCATGAAAGTGCATCAGCCCATGACCTGCGTTATTCCCAACACAAAGCCTCTCCCTACCTCGGTGTTGTCTtgtcccttcttttcctcttcacacGTGTCAGGGATGTTTGCCTTAGCTTGCATTATTCTGTGTAAATTATGTGTAATGGGCAGGCCAGCCTCACAGCGGACTCTGGTGACAGGCCCTCTCAGGGGTACTGCTGGGTTCAGAATGTGGTTCAGGCCCGCACGTCCACCCAGAAGTGATCTCAGAACAGACATGCCTGGGTTCCCTGTGTATGGGGACCAGGAGCAGCTCAGGGCTGCAGGGATTATGTGACCCAAAAAGAGGATGACGTGGACCACCACCCAGACAAAGCCGAGCTGCTGACGGCCCTGCCATCCCAGTCTTGACA comes from the Ailuropoda melanoleuca isolate Jingjing chromosome 13, ASM200744v2, whole genome shotgun sequence genome and includes:
- the NAT9 gene encoding N-acetyltransferase 9 isoform X2 encodes the protein MRLNENTLLLGKKVVLVPYTAEHVPRYHEWMKSEELQRLTASEPLTLEQEYSMQRSWREDVDKCTFIVLDAEKWQVRPSTTEDSCMAGDVNLFLTDLGDPSLGEIEVMIAEPSCRGKGFGTEAVLMMMSYVTKLGLTKFEAKIGQGNEPSIRMFRKLHFEQVAVNSVFQEVTLRLTMNEHERQWLLEQTSHVEEKCYIDGSSESH
- the NAT9 gene encoding N-acetyltransferase 9 isoform X1 — translated: MRLNENTLLLGKKVVLVPYTAEHVPRYHEWMKSEELQRLTASEPLTLEQEYSMQRSWREDVDKCTFIVLDAEKWQVRPSTTEDSCMAGDVNLFLTDLGDPSLGEIEVMIAEPSCRGKGFGTEAVLMMMSYGVTKLGLTKFEAKIGQGNEPSIRMFRKLHFEQVAVNSVFQEVTLRLTMNEHERQWLLEQTSHVEEKCYIDGSSESH
- the NAT9 gene encoding N-acetyltransferase 9 isoform X4, which gives rise to MRLNENTLLLGKKVVLVPYTAEHVPRYHEWMKSEELQRLTASEPLTLEQEYSMQRSWREDVDKCTFIVLDAEKWQVRPSTTEDSCMAGDVNLFLTDLGDPSLGEIEVMIAGLTKFEAKIGQGNEPSIRMFRKLHFEQVAVNSVFQEVTLRLTMNEHERQWLLEQTSHVEEKCYIDGSSESH
- the NAT9 gene encoding N-acetyltransferase 9 isoform X3 translates to MRLNENTLLLGKKVVLVPYTAEHVPRYHEWMKSEELQRLTASEPLTLEQEYSMQRSWREDVDKCTFIVLDAEKWQVRPSTTEDSCMAGDVNLFLTDLGDPSLGEIEVMIAEPSCRGKGFGTEAVLMMMSYGLTKFEAKIGQGNEPSIRMFRKLHFEQVAVNSVFQEVTLRLTMNEHERQWLLEQTSHVEEKCYIDGSSESH
- the NAT9 gene encoding N-acetyltransferase 9 isoform X5, with translation MRLNENTLLLGKKVVLVPYTAEHVPRYHEWMKSEELQRLTASEPLTLEQEYSMQRSWREDVDKCTFIVLDAEKWQVRPSTTEDSCMAGDVNLFLTDLGDPSLGEIEVMIAEPSCRGKGFGTEAVLMMMSYASL